One window of Brevibacterium pigmentatum genomic DNA carries:
- the dapD gene encoding 2,3,4,5-tetrahydropyridine-2,6-dicarboxylate N-succinyltransferase, with the protein MTERIVSARGLATIHSDTVLSVWYPALSTGDTHDAAEAAATARTADDGLDPLVGTDEARSTRSEVVTTTIDLDAGPASAADAYLRLHALSHRVVAPNDVNLDGIFGHIANVVWTSFGACSPEDFEATRAKLLARGPVAVYGLDKFPRMTDFVIPSGVRIADADRVRLGAHVAPGTTVMHEGFVNFNAGTLGSAMVEGRVSQGVVVGDGSDIGGGASIMGTLSGGGTHRISIGSGSLLGANAGVGISIGDDCIVEAGLYITAGTRVTVPGEGDAVVKAADLSGKNNILFRRNSVTGTVEAIARDSKGIELNPDLH; encoded by the coding sequence ATGACAGAACGCATAGTTTCCGCACGTGGACTCGCCACGATTCACTCCGACACCGTCCTCTCCGTCTGGTACCCCGCCCTGAGCACCGGTGATACCCATGACGCCGCCGAGGCGGCCGCCACCGCCCGCACAGCCGACGATGGCCTCGACCCCCTGGTGGGCACCGATGAGGCTCGCAGCACCCGCTCCGAGGTCGTCACCACCACGATCGATCTCGACGCCGGTCCCGCCTCGGCGGCCGATGCCTACCTGCGTCTGCACGCGCTCTCCCACCGCGTCGTGGCTCCCAACGATGTCAACCTCGACGGCATCTTCGGCCATATCGCCAATGTCGTGTGGACGTCCTTCGGCGCCTGCTCGCCCGAAGACTTCGAGGCCACTCGCGCGAAGCTGCTGGCCCGCGGACCCGTCGCCGTATACGGACTCGACAAGTTCCCGCGGATGACCGACTTCGTCATCCCCTCCGGTGTGCGCATCGCTGATGCCGACCGTGTCCGCCTCGGCGCCCACGTGGCTCCCGGCACCACGGTCATGCACGAAGGCTTCGTGAACTTCAACGCCGGCACGCTGGGTTCGGCCATGGTCGAAGGCCGCGTCTCGCAGGGCGTCGTCGTCGGTGACGGATCGGACATCGGCGGCGGAGCCTCGATCATGGGCACGCTCTCCGGCGGCGGAACACACCGCATCTCCATCGGCTCGGGCAGCCTGCTCGGTGCGAATGCCGGAGTCGGCATCTCCATCGGCGACGACTGCATCGTGGAAGCCGGCCTCTACATCACCGCCGGCACCCGCGTGACGGTTCCCGGCGAAGGCGATGCCGTGGTCAAGGCAGCCGACCTCAGCGGGAAGAACAACATCCTCTTCCGCCGCAATTCGGTCACCGGCACCGTCGAGGCGATCGCCCGCGACTCCAAGGGCATCGAGCTCAACCCCGACCTGCACTGA